One window of the Megalops cyprinoides isolate fMegCyp1 chromosome 2, fMegCyp1.pri, whole genome shotgun sequence genome contains the following:
- the igfbp1a gene encoding insulin-like growth factor-binding protein 1a, with protein MSGLFPRHFWVVAVFSVLLASVLSSPLLAQEPIRCAPCTPEKLQECPAVAPDCEEVLREPGCGCCPACALKKGDSCGVHTARCGSGLRCTPRPGDPRPLFSLTRGQAVCTEASETERSQAPQSPDHAETDAESRNSAVAPDQGATLYLPGHNKPFDPKAAADAQESMKAKFNVIRKKVVEPGPCYIELQRALEKVAKLQQKPGDKLTRFYLPNCDKLGFYKAKQCESSLDSQRGRCWCVSWNGKRILGSTDLPGDSECQQELTY; from the exons atGAGTGGATTATTTCCGAGACACTTCTGGGTGGTGGCAgtcttctctgtccttctggCCTCGGTACTGAGTTCGCCCTTGCTGGCGCAAGAGCCTATTCGCTGTGCCCCTTGCACGCCGGAGAAACTGCAGGAATGCCCAGCGGTTGCGCCGGACTGCGAGGAGGTGCTCCGGGAACCAGGCTGCGGATGCTGCCCGGCTTGCGCTCTTAAGAAGGGGGATTCTTGCGGGGTGCACACGGCGCGCTGTGGATCCGGCTTACGTTGCACACCCAGACCCGGGGACCCCCGACCCCTCTTTTCTCTAACGCGGGGGCAGGCTGTCTGCACGGAAGCCTCCGAAACTGAGAGAAGCCAAGCACCCCAAAGTCCAG accATGCTGAGACAGACGCAGAGTCCAGAAACAGTGCCGTCGCACCTGATCAGGGCGCAACCCTCTACCTCCCCGGACACAATAAGCCCTTTGATCCAAAGGCTGCCGCGGATGCCCAAGAGAGCATGAAAGCCAAGTTCAATGTCATAAGAAAGAAAGTCGTGGAGCCG GGCCCATGCTACATTGAGCTGCAGAGAGCCCTCGAGAAGGTCGCCAAACTGCAGCAAAAGCCGGGAGACAAACTGACCAGATTCTACCTGCCCAACTGCGACAAGCTCGGCTTCTACAAAGCCAAGCAG TGTGAGTCGTCTTTGGATagtcagagagggaggtgcTGGTGTGTGTCCTGGAATGGGAAGAGAATTCTGGGGTCCACCGACCTCCCTGGAGATTCGGAGTGCCAGCAAGAGCTCACCTACTGA
- the igfbp3 gene encoding insulin-like growth factor-binding protein 3, protein MMPRLCVLCLAAVLAIFTRLAETVGPVVRCEPCDAGALGQCKPLPKDCTEKVREPGCGCCMTCALTEGQSCGVYTGRCGSGLTCQHQPGETKPLQALLEGRGVCSSAVPKKLSSLLLPIHKPENTRVTEEEQITNSTGSQGLESTHRVPEAMGPPHHAKGDVIKKDQSKKSQSYKVESVSSGLSTDMQNFSLESKRETEYGPCRREMESVLNSLKITNVLNPRGFRIPNCDKKGFYKKKQCRPSKGRKRGYCWCVDKYGQPLPGYDGKERGDPQCYNLESK, encoded by the exons ATGATGCCCAGGCTGTGCGTTCTTTGTCTGGCGGCTGTCTTGGCTATCTTTACCCGGCTGGCGGAGACAGTCGGGCCGGTGGTTCGATGTGAACCTTGTGACGCGGGAGCACTTGGGCAGTGCAAACCTTTGCCCAAAGATTGTACCGAGAAGGTCCGAGAGCCCGGCTGCGGTTGCTGTATGACTTGCGCACTTACCGAGGGACAGTCTTGTGGAGTGTACACGGGGAGGTGCGGCTCCGGCTTGACCTGCCAACACCAGCCGGGTGAGACCAAACCTTTACAAGCTTTGCTGGAGGGACGGGGAGTTTGCTCCAGCGCAGTTCCCAAAAAACTCAGCAGCCTTTTGCTACCCATTCATAAACCAG AGAACACCAGAGTGACAGAAGAGGAGCAGATTACCAACAGCACGGGGTCCCAGGGCCTGGAGAGCACCCACAGGGTCCCGGAGGCCATGGGGCCCCCACACCACGCCAAAGGGGACGTCATCAAGAAAGACCAGTCCAAAAAGTCGCAGAGCTACAAAGTAGAGTCGGTGTCCAGCGGGCTCAGCACCGACATGCAGAACTTCTCACTGGAGTCCAAGCGGGAGACGGAGTAT GGCCCCTGCCGACGGGAGATGGAGAGCGTCCTCAACAGTCTCAAGATCACAAACGTCCTCAACCCGAGAGGCTTCCGCATTCCCAACTGTGACAAAAAGGGCTTCTACAAAAAAAAGCAG TGTCGCCCCTCCAAGGGCAGAAAGCGGGGCTACTGTTGGTGCGTGGATAAGTACGGGCAGCCCCTGCCCGGCTACGACGGCAAGGAAAGAGGAGATCCCCAGTGCTACAACCTGGAGAGCAAGTGA